Below is a genomic region from Cydia strobilella chromosome 1, ilCydStro3.1, whole genome shotgun sequence.
AAAAGAGCAGAAATTGAATGAAGAGGGTCACggtattataatgtattttaaacaagttttatactacgtcggtggcaaacaagcatacggcccgcctgatgttaagcagtctccgtagcctatgtacgcctgcaactccagaggagatacatgcgcgttgccgaccctaacactcctctccctcgagctctggcaaccttactcaccggcaggaacacaacactattagtagggtcataccatgcatgaaataaagcaccagataatgattagaaaaacatacatagcagttattttaaaacacaagttctatttaataaatcggatagaaatgtaaaaagtaggtgagttgaccgtgatgtcattgtgtaataataataataatgtgctggcggcaccctaggttaggtttttataatttgtttatatgtattttgtattgttttgtaagtatttttatattttacttttatatccatattataaaaaacctaacataagaaaatgttaataaagagaataataataaataataaattatttatttggcaggcaagaaaaccaatttttacaatttctaataaacaaaaaatacagtgcAAATACAGTGCAAACATGCCCTTCGCACTGCAGAAACGCGGTAGTTTCAACAGAATACGAAaggcgttgttgtactgtaccctCAGCGCGCTGAAGGAGTGCCTGGTGTACCTGTTCCAAAGCTGACAAGTATAAAAACATTGGCAAAAGGCTTTGAACAGGGTCACCTTTACCTCACTCGAACAACGCGCAAACCGTCTAGCCAACATGTTGCACCGAACCGCGAGagccctgcgctccctctccaTATCGGCGTCATCTTTCAAGTtaagtaatgtttcatataaaatgcatattagcaaatcattatgatagttctaaaaaagaaactgatttgactagtaggagaataccctacgGCGGTACTACATAATTATATGGCGGCACCAAATAAATAACTGCGTTTAGATAAAATAAGGAACGAATACATACGCGGAACTTTCAAGGTTGCTAGTATTCCAGACAAAATGAGAGAAGGCCGTCTGCGTTGGTATGGCCATGTTATGAGACGCGAAGATGACCACATCACCAAAAGAGTACTTGCCATAGAAGAGGGTAAACGAGGCCCGGGACGACGACCAGCAACCGTGTGATGTGGCGTAAAAATACGAGGAGGGCTGACCCCAAGTATAATGGGATATAAAGCCAGGACCAAGAAACCAAGATTTTGCCCCTACCTTGCTTACTCATATACCAGGCTTCAGTTTTCACACACGAGAACCAGGATATGTTCAAGCGCAGGGGCGTTAACACGAACTATAACCTGCGCAGTAATAGACTCCACAATAGGCTGGTCACCGAACCACACAGACTCGCCAAGTCAGAGCGATCTGTGTACTATTTAGGCCCCTCGATTTACAATCGCCTGCCTAGCTCAGTAAGAGATGCACCTTCCACCTCTGCATTCAAGGTTAGGCTTAAAAAGTGGTTGACGCAAGAGACGTTCTATTCATATGACGAGTTTTTTTGTCTACCGATTattgattaattattaaaaattatatattgtgACATATTAAGATATTTCGAATAAACAATGCGAATAATAGTAATTagattaatgttatttgtgaGCTATTTATTAGCCGACGAAATAATTGTAATCATTAATAGATATACACAATTGTACACTCAATATTGTACTTAATTACCTCgacatgtaacaattgttattaataaatttatttcatttcatttcatttcatttccaaATAAATAACTGTTAAATTTAGCAATATAGAGTgtatgatttagatttagatatttattctcataatataaaattacaatataaattatcttagactaatctacacgaatttatatgtatttgtatgtatatgaaatcgtgattttaatttaagatattGAACAGATGAAATCTACTTAGTTTTCTGGCCAAATATGAGTACCTACGTGACATGCATACATGTCATAACAAACATATATTGTTGCATTTACAACAAAGTAATATTGTGGCAAATAGCCAACTTACAGGACGTATTTatgaagcaaaataaattaCCTAGGTGTATTAAATATTGATTGGCGTTTCTAAACATCATGTCACCAATCACCAATAAACTGCATAAGCAGTTTGGCGAGTAACTTTAAAATTGATCATGTATATGGATATACATGATCAATTTTAAAgccttttcaaaaaaaatgaaaaaaatatatgtgaatactacaaatacctatataataatgcCTGCTTCCTGGAGCCCATTTCTcaaacgatattagactaatattattagtccatgaactgccatgacaacacactaataatattagactaatatctttcgagaaatgggcccctgcttACACTCAGGTACcctattctatttttattaacGGACTATACGACAAAAGTATAAAACTGGAACCCGACTTCTATTTTTACGAGCttttttaacttgcaatgtttgtatgcACGTGGCAcgtatgttcgggtcaaatctgcaagataatagttatttacgatacaagtgcggaaaagaggaaattcgaaacgagtggcgataaattaaaacacgaccgcagggagtgttttaaatcgacacgagttgcgaattacctattcgcacgtgtatcttacaacgttttacagtacatagtgggagaaagtagcaccatatgtactgtaaagatagtttattattcaagtagcgcttatgaacgtcaaataaagcagGATATTTGTTTTCAATCATCTAGATAAACTCCACGAAACGCTCAATCACCGAAAATACTGTATTTACTCTCTAATTGGAACAATTAATTGACACTGGTGCTCTATTATTAGCTGTGCGAAGTGCGTGGTGGAAATAGCGGCAGATTTccgatttcaaaattttatttacaaaaatctaAAGGATTTAAACCAAAACTGTTTGTTTatgaatagaaaataaataaatatatgggaACAATATTCAAACAGATCGACccagccccaaactaagcaaatgTAATATGGGTATCAGGCGACgatttacatacttatatagataaatacatactacatagaaaacatccataactcaggaacaatatttgtgataaacacacaaataattgcccttaccaggattcaaacTCGGGACCTCCTGCTTTATAGGCAGAGTGCAGTCACTGCCGACTAGAATATGCTAGATCACAAATTTTCGTCAATGATACTAATCGATCAGGTCGTGTGttaaggatcaaatgtctatatgggacccattttATTAAAGCCAGtcagacagtcgtacttcactcgcgaaacgctcctaacaaaacgataagtgaacgtgacgtcaaggtcactgagagcccatcttgaagtacggacaaaacaagaaaattgcgtttttgtaagtgaaatattgcgtttatgtatacagttgctattaaatatattaataacgggtcactcacgtgttttaagtcgaaaacgctcgacatgtttcactccgtaccaaggagcgtcatcaggagcttgcgtcgacggtgacggaccggcgcagactgcgggccgcagctctccgcgcccgatgactcggcgcgggcgccggtggcggcagggggggcgagaaactaccctcgtttacggcattacaCAGTTGCTATAcctacaatcttttttttttggataaaatgtaaggaatcgaatggtacccttactttttacctttttagaaattaaaaaaaccaaTATATATAGCTCATttgctatttattttactacacaacacactgatttaaactttcacgatttttactcattattatttacaacgacgggacttaatcgcgtaaaataagtattaaacccacctccgacgtttcgaggacggcgttgtccccgtggtctcggagaagacatTTTACTACATTATGTTAtataattcaacatgtgtcatcatccctatagGAGGCCGTTGGAAATTATTatggattttatttttgaaactacTTAACATTTTCTAAATGTCGGCCTTGAACCTTTTCCGCATATTTCGAAATTAATGCAAAACTTACTCCTTGCGGTAAAGTCACACATTTTTCCCCTAAATACAAAAGAGTAAGgtacaaaagtgtaaacatatttttgaccacGACTGTACTAACCAAACATATATATGATATAtgttaaataaaagttaatgccaagtttcatgtggggtgcgttggggtaagattgaacgggtttttcatgaggagtaacacaaaaaatcgtccgtatacCGAATtaccgaagcattacgggcggcTTTTCgtcttaccccgcatgaaaaacccgttcaatcttatcccaacgcaccctaaTTAAAGCATTTCTTTTAAgcttaaaatgagagcgtatcgATTGTATGTGAGCGGCTGTTTGGCTGTGGGTTCGTGTGATTCTTAAGAAATTCAGATTGTTTTCACTTTTCTAACACAAATCACAACTATTATACGGTCTTTTCTTTTTCAACAGGTAAAGTGATGTGATTGCCGCGTTATGGAAGAATACTTCGATGACGTGTTCCTGAACGCGAGCACGAACGCAACGCGTTCGGAGGGCTACGGAGAACCCGAGTCCCTGGACCTGCTGGTTCCTCTCAGCATCACCTACGCCATCATCTTCGTGGCCGGCATCCTTGGCAACATCAGCACTTGCGTAGTCATCGCCAGAAACCGCTCCATGCACACGGCGACTAACTTCTACTTATTCAGTTTAGCGATTTCGGATTTAATGCTATTAGTCTGTGGACTGCCTTTTGAGTTTCATCGATTATGGAACCCTTATACTTATCCGCTTGGAGAGGCGCCGTGCATAATTCTTGGTTTAGCTTCAGAGACGTCAGCTAATGCTACAGTATTAACTATAACAGCTTTCACAGTAGAACGATACATCGCCATCTGCCGTCCGTTTATGTCacatacaatgtcaaaactttcTAGAGCTGTTCGTTTTATAGTAGTGATATGGTTCATGGCGCTGTGTACGGCCGTGCCGCAAGCGATGCAATTCGGATTGGTGACCTATGTGGAGAACGGTCAAAATGTGTGCGCCTGTACAGTGAAAGGTCACGGGGTGCATCAAGTGTTTGTGATATCTAGTTTCGTGTTTTTCGTGGTGCCGATGTCGGTGATAACCGTGTTGTACGCGCTGATCGGGGTTAAGTTGCGGACATCGCGGATCTTGCACCCGGTGAAGAAGCTGTCGGTGGAGAGTAATGGCCGCCCGGCGGGCGCTATGCGCTATAGGAACAGCGCATCGCAGAGGAGGGTCATACGAATGTTAGGTGAGTTTATACTTCTAAAATTAAGACAGCAGTTTTAGAAAAATCGTAGCTCTTTATTTTAgatcattattttagttttatttaaataaaactaaaataatgacgAACGACACTAAAAGTTCCATCATATTAGATGACGTTGAACTAGAATACGTAGACAGCTACATTTACTTAGGTAAACAGGTATCATTTTCCAAGACGAGCAACGAAGAGGAGGTGAATAGGCGAATTACCTGTAGTTGGAATAAATATTGGGCGCACAAAGACATACTGAAAGGTGACTACAATCTAAGTATGAAAAAAACTGTGATGGATACCTGTATTCTTCCCTGCTTGACATACGGGTCCCAGACTTGGGCctatacaaaaaacattaaaaacaaaataataagttgTCAACGAGCTATGGAACGAAGCATCCTAAACCtaagaaaaatacacaaaataaaaagtcaaacaATTAGGAAAAAGACAAGACTGACAGATGCATTACAACATGCCTTAAAACTGAAATGGCGATGGGCCGGGCACGTAGCAAGATGCACCGACCAGCGCTGGACCCTTGCCGCTACCAAATGGGCCGGTCCGGTTGGGAAAAGAAAAATTGGACATCCACGACAAAGATGGGCGGACGACATTATAAAAGTATCCAGGAAAAACTGGCTAACAGTAGCCCAGGACAGAACGAGGTGGAAGAatctggaggaggcctataccctaCAATAGGGGTCCctataatttaagtaaaaaataaaaataagattaaatttaaattatgtatcaTGTAGCTATAAGTTATATGGGAATAAagaggctttattattattattattattattattttagatcaTAACACGGCTgccaaaaatatgaatagcTATCTCTAGTAAATTCATCTTTTCCAAACCTGATTACACGTTCGCGGGTCTAAACGCACCATTAAACATTTGTaactatttttgcacaaaagctattaacatgaaaattgctaaaaatatttagatcagtacggtttttaccaaaagccaaaagcgactaaaaataatagtgagtaaaaatcgtactgatctaaatattttgaaatatgtctcacgataagTGCGATGAAAATtgcttttcacttctcatgctcgtagaGTTCGACTTTGTCGTGCGTGGCAATAAAGCCCAAAATCTGCCAcacatcttaaaggccggcaacgcacttacaacccctctggtgttgcgggtgtccatgggcggcggtaatcgcttaccatcaggtgatccgtctgctcgtttgcctcctatttcataaaaaaaaacacatactgCCAGCCCTGCTggcgcgcccccgaccggcgcgctcctgaccgcagtgttggccgaaacgttaatgcaattatccattaaccagtacaaattgaaccgtaaactgtaaccgtccttgacggtttacggttcaatttgtactggttaatggttaattgcaattaacgttcagCCAACACTGCCTGACCGGCGTGacccgagtacaattttctttcatcatcatcatcatcatgtcagccgatagacgtccactgctggacataggcctcccccaagtaccttgggggggattgccgtagtcgccacgcttggcaggtgggttggcgaccgcagtttgatagaggtagttctcgctgctgcccatccaccggatttccttaagtcgcctcttacgacacccacggaaagagagggggggtggtgctattcttacccggcaccacacgggtaattttctttaatcttgaataaatatggtaaaataacctacaatattgtatattttactcacaatcgaagtgaaaagtatAGTgcataactcaggcataaatgtccatttttatcagTATATTGGTCCTGGCATTGCAAATTTATGATATTGTCAGCATACGTTTATTTCCTCATTACAAGCTATTCAGCCACCAAAATCGATGGCTCCCCGTTGTGACTCCATAAATAATCCGCTATAGAGGATacgtatttaagaatgatttcgtttaattagttttttattcgtaagtgtgatgaaaaacattgtctGTAACTCCGGGGGcaagaatattgttactcgagtctttaattcactccagcctgcggctgtcgtgaattTATTAGACTCGTagaatatttcacttaccccccacgttgcacaatgtactattttgtgcGGCATATAAAGCATATCCTTTTCGCACTTAAAAATAACGTAGCTTTTGAGTTGaggggtgtttttttttgccaaattgCCAAAATGCCAAATTGATCTAGATTATAgacagttttatttctttttttctctttcatttaCCATTCTGTAACGCAGAGATAGGCTCCAATCACAATCTAAATTAGACCGTTTGCCTTTAATTCAATTTCAGAATAAAGttattgctttttttgataGAATCAGACATAAATCGCTGCCATTTAAATTCCAGACTCGTGCCAATGAGTTTCCTAGTATACAAGAATAGATATTTAATTAGAGATTTATTAGAAACCAGATTTTCAATGAGAGAATAGAATCTTTGGTCGTTTTCAATAATTTCTGGAATTAATAAAACCTACTTTTATGATTTCTTCCGGACGAAGTTGCAATCTTTAGGCTGGTTCTTTTACTTTTGCCACAAattactttatgaatgaatgaatgaacgaatgaatgatatttatttcagactttATTTACCTTAACTATTAGGTTAAGAATATCTTTTTCTTAATCTTTTTAGCGAATACTGCCTGTTGTTTACCTGTACTTGGGTTtttgtattctttgtattgttttctgtgttatggtgtgcaataaagagtaagtatttatattgtattgtattaggaaaacaaataaaaaataacaaaaccgtCATTATTTTACGACCATCATAGTTTTCTATAACTGCATCGCTGAGTaccatttcagcctcacatcTTTATCtatttgttttgtattatttgtccttcgcattttttttgttgttaatgtattgtatttatttgttatgtaaTGATATATTGACTGAAtggatattattatactctattctataactttttttactcGTATCTTTTTTCCCACTTCTAATATTAGAAAGTTATAAACCATGTTTTCCACATCCGATGTATCTATTCTCCACAACAAGTCACAC
It encodes:
- the LOC134745208 gene encoding pyrokinin-1 receptor-like isoform X1, whose product is MEEYFDDVFLNASTNATRSEGYGEPESLDLLVPLSITYAIIFVAGILGNISTCVVIARNRSMHTATNFYLFSLAISDLMLLVCGLPFEFHRLWNPYTYPLGEAPCIILGLASETSANATVLTITAFTVERYIAICRPFMSHTMSKLSRAVRFIVVIWFMALCTAVPQAMQFGLVTYVENGQNVCACTVKGHGVHQVFVISSFVFFVVPMSVITVLYALIGVKLRTSRILHPVKKLSVESNGRPAGAMRYRNSASQRRVIRMLVAVALSFFVCWAPFHVQRLLAIYGKSLEHPTDTFYLVYIVLTFLSGVLYFLSTAINPFLYNIMSNKFRNAFKVTLSSWCGRKSAPRLGRTYSALLASQRLRAGDERIRSGRRLRRLSTATTQLYDAPPRAQCFNGRELTVVNEVPSGNGHWGRPWLRDPSDSVGSPRSISNSSLREVDDELTGEELATYMYQVNCNIGGLT
- the LOC134745208 gene encoding pyrokinin-1 receptor-like isoform X2, producing MEEYFDDVFLNASTNATRSEGYGEPESLDLLVPLSITYAIIFVAGILGNISTCVVIARNRSMHTATNFYLFSLAISDLMLLVCGLPFEFHRLWNPYTYPLGEAPCIILGLASETSANATVLTITAFTVERYIAICRPFMSHTMSKLSRAVRFIVVIWFMALCTAVPQAMQFGLVTYVENGQNVCACTVKGHGVHQVFVISSFVFFVVPMSVITVLYALIGVKLRTSRILHPVKKLSVESNGRPAGAMRYRNSASQRRVIRMLVAVALSFFVCWAPFHVQRLLAIYGKSLEHPTDTFYLVYIVLTFLSGVLYFLSTAINPFLYNIMSNKFRNAFKVTLSSWCGRKSAPRLGRTYSALLASQRLRAGDERIRSGRRLRRLSTATTQLYDAPPRAQVSVSTEGS